The proteins below come from a single Oncorhynchus gorbuscha isolate QuinsamMale2020 ecotype Even-year linkage group LG12, OgorEven_v1.0, whole genome shotgun sequence genomic window:
- the LOC123991396 gene encoding myelin-associated glycoprotein-like isoform X2 yields the protein MACPENMLFLIVLFISGVLACFGQRNLITTMPDRLDVLTGSCVQIPCSFDIPDQHKDTFNSSILLSGVWMKESPYFGERPDRVIFNSRETVNRYQGKITGNMSQKNCTTVFFNVTTDYTNIYFFRIESQPYSATDPVKSVDIVVSDLPSSPIITVSGEVKEGTPVSLNCSAVTPCPEHPPELTWTPPTQFTTENQLQENPDQTKSVLSTVTFTPSYLHHEKNITCTAVYPVGTRNKTAEHNMMLNVSFSPKDTLASIRPADPVSVGSCVILTCSSTANPPVTDFTWFQISEGKTTQVASGQSYFLNVAVGDGGLYYCEARNSHGCGKSKEVQLAIKGQEEPVNPKVFEIVGKTLGLIFLFSLIVFFAWRRRTSRLPSGFDMTDRSQGLVGMNSPVRTVCSNQATVGRGNQ from the exons ATGGCTTGTCCTGAGAACATGCTTTTTCTCATTGTCCTCTTTATATCAG GTGTTTTGGCCTGTTTTGGCCAACGAAATTTGATCACCACAATGCCAGATAGACTGGATGTACTGACTGGCTCCTGTGTGCAAATCCCATGTTCATTTGATATTCCTGACCAACATAAGGATACATTTAACAGCTCAATACTACTCTCTGGAGTGTGGATGAAAGAATCCCCATACTTTGGTGAGCGTCCGGACAGAGTGATATTTAACAGTCGTGAGACGGTCAACAGATATCAAGGGAAGATAACTGGAAACATGTCCCAGAAGAACTGCACCACAGTCTTCTTCAATGTAACCACCGATTACACTAATATATACTTCTTCAGGATTGAGAGTCAACCATACAGTGCAACAGATCCTGTTAAGTCTGTTGATATAGTTGTCAGTG ATTTGCCTTCCAGTCCCATTATTACTGTCTCAGGTGAGGTGAAGGAAGGGACCCCTGTCAGTTTGAACTGCTCTGCTGTCACTCCCTGTCCTGAACACCCCCCTGAGCTGACATGGACTCCCCCAACACAGTTCACAACTGAGAACCAACTGCAGGAGAATCCAGACCAAACAAAATCAGTTCTCTCCACAGTGACCTTCACTCCATCATACCTTCATCATGAGAAGAACATCACTTGTACTGCAGTCTACCCAGTAGGGACAAGAAACAAGACAGCTGAACATAACATGATGCTTAACGTTTCAT tctctcctaaGGACACCTTGGCCTCCATCAGACCAGCTGATCCAGTATCAGTGGGCAGCTGTGTTATTCTGACCTGCAGCAGTACAGCCAACCCTCCTGTGACAGACTTCACCTGGTTCCAGATCAGTGAGGGTAAAACAACTCAGGTAGCATCTGGACAGAGTTACTTCCTCAATGTGGCTGTTGGTGATGGAGGACTGTACTACTGTGAAGCAAGAAATAGTCACGGCTGTGGGAAGTCAAAGGAAGTGCAGCTGGCTATAAAAG GGCAAGAAGAGCCTGTTAACCCAAAGGTTTTTGAGATTGTAGGAAAAACCTTGGGGTTGATTTTCCTCTTCAGCCTGATCGTATTCTTTGCATG GAGGAGGAGAACATCTAGACTCCCCAGTGGGTTTGACATGACAGACCGTTCACAGGGACTGGTGGGAATG AACTCCCCGGTTAGGACAGTGTGCTCTAACCAGGCCACGGTCGGTAGAGGGAACCAGTAA
- the LOC123990427 gene encoding myelin-associated glycoprotein-like: protein MPDRLDVLTGSCVQIPCSFDIPDQHKDTFNRAILTSGVWIKENSNFGGSPDSVIFNSSKTVNRYQGKITGNMFQKNCTTVFFNVTTNYMNIYFFRIESQPFRATDYDKSVYIDVRDLPSSPILSVSGEVKEGTPVSLNCSAVTPCPELPPELTWTLPTQFTTENQLQENPNQTKSVLSTVTFTPSYLHHEKNITCTAVYPVGTSTKKAEHNMMLNVSFSPKDTSASISPADPVLVGSCVILTCSSTANPPVTNFTWFQISEGKTTQVASGQSYTLNVTVGDGGLYYCGGRNSHGCGKSKCSWL, encoded by the exons ATGCCAGATAGACTGGATGTACTGACTGGCTCCTGTGTGCAAATCCCATGTTCATTTGATATTCCTGACCAACATAAGGATACATTTAACAGAGCAATACTAACCTCTGGAGTGTGGATTAAAGAAAACTCAAACTTTGGTGGGAGTCCGGACAGCGTGATATTTAACAGCAGTAAGACGGTCAACAGATATCAAGGGAAGATAACTGGAAACATGTTCCAGAAGAACTGTACCACAGTCTTCTTCAATGTAACCACCAATTACATGAATATATACTTCTTCAGGATTGAGAGTCAACCATTCCGTGCAACAGACTATGATAAGTCTGTTTATATAGATGTCAGGG ATTTGCCTTCCAGTCCCATCCTTTCTGTCTCAGGTGAAGTGAAGGAAGGGACCCCTGTCAGTTTGAACTGCTCTGCTGTCACTCCCTGTCCCGAACTCCCCCCTGAGCTGACATGGACTCTCCCAACACAGTTCACAACTGAGAACCAACTGCAGGAGAATCCAAACCAAACCAAATCAGTTCTCTCCACGGTGACCTTCACTCCATCATACCTTCATCATGAGAAGAACATCACTTGTACTGCAGTCTACCCAGTAGGGACAAGCACCAAGAAAGCTGAACATAACATGATGCTTAACGTTTCAT tctctcctaagGACACCTCGGCCTCCATCAGTCCAGCTGATCCAGTATTAGTGGGCAGCTGTGTTATTCTGACCTGCAGCAGCACAGCCAACCCTCCTGTGACAAACTTCACCTGGTTCCAAATCAGTGAGGGTAAAACAACACAGGTAGCATCTGGACAGAGTTACACCCTCAATGTGACTGTTGGTGATGGAGGACTGTACTACTGTGGAGGAAGAAATAGTCACGGCTGTGGGAAGTCGAAGTGCAGCTGGCTATAA
- the LOC123991398 gene encoding B-cell receptor CD22-like encodes MACPENMFFLIGLFMSGVLVCFGQRDLITTMPDRLDVLTGSCVQIPCSFDVPDNDKKKFNSAILPSGVWIKENSKFRERPDRVIFNSSKTVNRYQGEITGNMSQKNCTTVFFNVTTSYSDKYYFRIESQPYSATDPVKPVNIVVSDLPSSPIITVSGEVKEGTPVSLNCSAVVPCPEHPPELTWTLPTQFTTENQLQENPDQTKSVLSTVTFTPSYLHHEKNITCTAVYPVGTSNKTAEHNMMLNVSFSPKDTSASISPADPVSVGSCVNLTCSSTANPPVTNFTWFQISEGKTTQVASGLSYTLNVTGDGGLYFCEARNSHGCGKSKEVQLAIKGSGEHVTNPTVFGVAAGTLGAFLLISLISLFVWRRNSRLHDGHERTDSPQGQNSPVGTVCTNQATAGEEPEEPAEDQPEEIHYGDIDFSKLQAKETPAAAQDRVQGQESEYAEVNVTGREAQEPPLNNLDGLYAQVTK; translated from the exons ATGGCTTGTCCTGAGAACATGTTTTTTCTCATTGGCCTCTTTATGTCAG GTGTTTTGGTCTGTTTTGGTCAACGAGATTTGATCACCACAATGCCAGATAGACTGGATGTACTGACTGGCTCCTGTGTGCAAATCCCATGTTCATTTGATGTTCCTGACAATGATAAGAAGAAATTTAACAGCGCAATACTACCCTCTGGAGTGTGGATTAAAGAAAACTCAAAGTTTCGTGAGCGTCCGGACAGAGTGATATTTAACAGTAGTAAGACAGTCAACAGATATCAAGGGGAGATAACTGGAAACATGTCCCAGAAGAACTGCACCACAGTCTTCTTCAATGTAACCACCAGTTACTCAGATAAATACTACTTCAGGATTGAGAGTCAACCATACAGTGCAACAGATCCTGTGAAGCCTGTTAATATAGTTGTCAGTG ATTTGCCTTCCAGTCCCATCATTACTGTCTCAGGTGAGGTGAAGGAAGGGACCCCTGTCAGTTTGAACTGCTCTGCTGTCGTTCCCTGTCCTGAACACCCCCCTGAGCTGACATGGACTCTCCCAACACAGTTCACAACTGAGAACCAACTGCAGGAGAATCCAGACCAAACCAAATCAGTTCTCTCCACGGTGACCTTCACTCCATCATATCTTCATCATGAGAAGAACATTACTTGTACTGCAGTCTACCCAGTAGGGACAAGCAACAAGACAGCTGAACATAACATGATGCTTAACGTTTCAT tctctcctaaGGACACCTCGGCCTCCATCAGTCCGGCTGATCCAGTATCAGTGGGCAGCTGTGTTAATCTGACCTGCAGCAGTACAGCCAACCCTCCTGTGACAAACTTCACCTGGTTCCAAATCAGTGAGGGTAAAACAACACAGGTAGCATCTGGACTGAGTTACACCCTCAATGTGACTGGTGATGGAGGACTGTACTTCTGTGAAGCAAGAAATAGTCACGGCTGTGGGAAGTCAAAGGAAGTGCAGCTGGCtataaaag GGTCAGGAGAGCATGTTACCAACCCAACAGTTTTTGGGGTTGCAGCAGGAACTCTGGGGGCATTTTTGCTTATCAGCCTGATCAGTCTTTTTGTATG GAGGAGAAACTCGAGGCTCCACGATGGACATGAAAGGACAGACAGTCCACAGGGACAG AACTCCCCGGTTGGGACAGTGTGTACTAACCAGGCCACAGCCGGAGAGGAACCAGAGGAACCTGCAGAAGACCAGCCTGAAGAGATCCACTACGGTGACATAGACTTCTCCAAACTACAGGCCAAAGAGACCCCAGCTGCAGCCCAGGACAGGGTCCAGGGACAGGAGAGTGAGTACGCTGAAGTCAACGTGACTGGGAGAGAGGCTCAGGAACCACCTCTTAACAACCTAGATGGGCTTTATGCACAAGTGACTAAATAA